The proteins below come from a single Nocardiopsis gilva YIM 90087 genomic window:
- a CDS encoding MSMEG_4193 family putative phosphomutase — translation MGSTAQPTPPESVATLLLVRHGLTEVTGSRLAGRAPGLHLDERGRAQAKDVADRLAPLRLDAVVSSPLERCRETAEVIADTVGTPVTPDDRFLECDYGQWTGREFDDLAREPQWRVVQSHPSAARFPGGETLVGMASRAVAAVRDWNDRLTAAHPAPVYLVCTHGDIIKAIVADALGLHLDHFQRIVPDPCSLTAIRYTPTRPFLVRLNDVGGSVDGLVPRPSDASGDAAVGGGAGPAGSGRSDDPSRGSRR, via the coding sequence ATGGGGAGCACTGCGCAGCCAACGCCGCCCGAATCCGTCGCCACCCTGCTGCTCGTCCGCCACGGCCTGACCGAGGTGACGGGCAGCCGCCTCGCGGGGCGCGCACCCGGCCTGCACCTCGACGAGCGGGGGCGCGCCCAGGCCAAGGATGTCGCCGACCGGCTCGCCCCGCTGCGGCTGGACGCCGTCGTCTCCAGCCCGCTGGAGCGCTGCCGTGAGACCGCGGAGGTGATCGCCGACACCGTGGGCACGCCGGTCACGCCGGACGACCGGTTCCTGGAGTGCGACTACGGGCAGTGGACCGGCCGCGAGTTCGACGACCTGGCCCGCGAGCCCCAGTGGCGGGTCGTGCAGAGCCACCCCAGCGCCGCCCGCTTCCCGGGTGGGGAGACCCTGGTCGGGATGGCGTCGCGGGCGGTCGCGGCGGTGCGTGACTGGAACGACCGGCTCACCGCGGCCCATCCCGCACCCGTCTACCTCGTGTGCACCCACGGCGACATCATCAAGGCGATCGTCGCCGACGCCCTCGGCCTCCACCTCGACCACTTCCAGCGCATCGTCCCCGACCCGTGCTCGCTGACCGCCATCCGCTACACCCCCACCCGGCCCTTCCTGGTGCGCCTGAACGACGTCGGAGGTTCGGTCGACGGCCTGGTGCCGCGCCCCTCGGACGCCTCCGGCGACGCGGCCGTCGGCGGCGGAGCGGGACCGGCCGGATCCGGCCGGTCCGATGACCCGAGTCGCGGATCACGCCGGTGA